A portion of the Pelodiscus sinensis isolate JC-2024 chromosome 20, ASM4963464v1, whole genome shotgun sequence genome contains these proteins:
- the P4HB gene encoding protein disulfide-isomerase, which translates to MTLLSALLGLWLLGLAPGRAQDAAEPDEEDGVLVLRAASFERALAAHRHLLVEFYAPWCGHCKALAPEYAKAAAQLKAEGSGIRLAKVDATEESELAQQFGVRGYPTIKFFKNGDKASPREYTAGREAEDILNWLKKRTGPAATTLADAAAAETLVDSSEVTVIGLFKDVESEAAKQFLLAAESIDDIPFGISSSSDVFSKYQLSKDGVVLFKKFDEGRNNFEGDITKENLLNFIKSNQLPLVIEFTEQTAPKIFGGEIKTHILLFLPKSVTDYQEKLDNFKTAAGNFKGKILFIFIDSDHSDNQRILEFFGLKKEECPAVRLITLEEEMTKYKPDSEELTAARIQEFCTQFLEGKVKPHLMSQDLPDDWDKHPVKVLVGKNFEEVAFDETKNVFVEFYAPWCGHCKQLAPIWDKLGEIYKDHDNIVIAKMDSTANEVEAVKVHSFPTLKFFPAGPGKNVIDYNGERTLEGFQKFLESGGQDGAGDEDLEDLEVDETELEEGEEEEDQTLHRDEL; encoded by the exons ATGACGCTGCTGAGCGCGCTGCTGGGCCTGTGGCTGCTGGGCCTGGCGCCGGGCCGCGCGCAGGACGCGGCCGAGCCCGACGAGGAGGACGGGGTCCTGGTGCTGCGCGCGGCCTCCTTCGAGCGCGCGCTCGCGGCCCACAGGCACCTGCTGGTGGAGTTCT ACGCGCCCTGGTGCGGCCACTGCAAGGCGCTGGCGCCCGAGTACGCCAAGGCCGCGGCCCAGCTGAAGGCGGAGGGCTCGGGGATCCGCCTGGCCAAGGTGGACGCCACGGAGGAGTCGGAGCTGGCGCAGCAGTTCGGGGTGCGGGGCTACCCCACCATCAAGTTCTTCAAGAACGGCGACAAGGCGTCGCCCCGCGAGTACACAG CTGGCAGAGAAGCTGAAGATATTCTAAACTGGCTGAAGAAACGCACTGGTCCAGCTGCCACTACCCTGGCAGATGCTGCTGCAGCTGAGACACTAGTGGATTCCAGTGAAGTCACTGTGATCGGGCTCTTCAAG GATGTGGAGTCGGAGGCTGCCAAGCAGTTCTTACTGGCAGCTGAGTCCATTGATGACATTCCTTTTGGGATCTCTTCCAGCAGTGACGTCTTCTCCAAATACCAGCTCAGCAAGGACGGGGTTGTCCTTTTCAAGAAG TTCGATGAAGGGCGCAACAACTTTGAAGGTGACATTACAAAAGAGAACTTGCTGAATTTCATCAAGTCCAACCAGCTGCCTTTGGTCATCGAGTTCACAGAACAG ACGGCTCCGAAGATCTTTGGAGGTGAGATCAAGACTCACATCCTGCTGTTCTTGCCAAAGAGTGTCACTGACTATCAAGAGAAACTAGACAACTTCAAAACAGCTGCTGGGAACTTCAAAGGAAAG ATCCTGTTCATCTTCATAGACAGTGACCATAGCGACAACCAGAGGATCCTGGAGTTCTTTGGCCTGAAAAAGGAGGAGTGCCCCGCCGTGCGCCTCATCACTCTGGAGGAAGAAATGACCAAGTACAAACCCGACTCCGAGGAACTGACCGCAGCGAGGATCCAGGAGTTCTGCACCCAGTTCTTGGAGGGCAAAGTCAAG CCCCACCTGATGAGCCAAGACCTGCCTGATGACTGGGACAAACATCCCGTCAAAGTTCTGGTTGGGAAGAACTTTGAAGAAGTTGCTTTTGATGAGACCAAGAACGTGTTTGTGGAGTTCT ATGCTCCCTGGTGCGGTCACTGCAAACAGCTGGCTCCGATCTGGGACAAGCTAGGAGAGATTTACAAGGACCACGACAACATTGTCATTGCCAAGATGGACTCCACAGCGAATGAAGTGGAGGCAGTGAAAGTCCACAGCTTTCCCACGCTAAAGTTCttccctgcaggccctggcaAAAAT GTCATAGACTACAATGGGGAGAGGACGTTGGAAGGCTTCCAGAAGTTCCTGGAAAGCGGAGGCCAGGATGGTGCTGGCGATGAG GACCTGGAGGACCTGGAGGTTGATGAGACCGAGCTGGAGGAaggtgaagaggaggaggaccagaCACTCCACAGAGATGAACTGTAA
- the PPP1R27 gene encoding protein phosphatase 1 regulatory subunit 27: MKYYGPALLPRYRGCSRRLRPARTVRFPNDIVFQDNIRQGDLEQVGRFIRARKVTLSTLYPSGMAALHEAVLTGNLDCVKLLVGHGANIHQRDENGWTPLHIACSDGYAEIARYLLSLGARLDATNDEGEKPSDLIDADSKDLVALFQAARMA; this comes from the exons ATGAAGTACTATggcccagccttgctgcctcGCTACCGCGGGTGCTCCCGGCGCCTGAGGCCGGCCCGCACGGTGCGCTTCCCCAATGACATCGTCTTCCAGGACAACATCAGGCAGGGGGACCTGGAGCAGGTGGGCAGGTTCATCCGAGCCAGGAAGGTCACCTTGAGCACCCTCTACCCCTCAG gcatggCAGCCCTGCACGAAGCTGTGCTCACCGGGAACCTCGACTGTGTCAAACTGCTGGTGGGGCACGGCGCCAACATTCACCAGAGGGACGAGAACGGCTGGACCCCCCTGCACATCGCCTGCAGCGACGGCTACGCCGAGATCGCCAg GTACCTCCTCTCGCTGGGGGCCAGGCTGGATGCCACCAACGACGAAGGGGAGAAACCATCTGACCTCATTGATGCTGATTCCAAGGACCTTGTGGCACTTTTCCAAGCTGCCAGGATGGCCTGA